From the genome of Delphinus delphis chromosome 8, mDelDel1.2, whole genome shotgun sequence, one region includes:
- the ZBTB44 gene encoding zinc finger and BTB domain-containing protein 44 isoform X3, with the protein MLIHSGIKPFQCDRCGKKFTRAYSLKMHRLKHEGKRCFRCQICSATFTSFGEYKHHMRVSRHIIRKPRIYECKTCGAMFTNSGNLIVHLRSLNHEASELANYFQSSDFLVPDYLNQEQEETLVQYDLGEHSFENNSSVQMPVISQVSSTQNCESTFPLGSLGGLTEKEEEMPGQPKTSACAEATREEPPKSELSSVTIE; encoded by the exons ATGCTCATCCACTCAG gAATTAAACCATTTCAGTGTGACCGCTGTGGGAAAAAGTTCACCAGGGCTTACTCGCTAAAGATGCATCGCCTAAAGCATGAAGGTAAACGCTGTTTCCGGTGCCAGATATGTAGTGCCACTTTCACTTCCTTCGGGGAATATAAACACCACATGAGGGTTTCCCGGCACATTATCCGCAAGCCTCGGATTTACGAGTGCAAAACATGTGGCGCCATGTTCACCAACTCTGGAAATTTAATCGTGCACCTGAGGAGTCTGAACCATGAAGCGTCAGAGCTAGCAAACTACTTCCAGAGCAG TGATTTCCTAGTACCGGACTACTTAAACCAGGAGCAAGAAGAGACCCTTGTTCAGTATGATCTTGGAGAACACAGTTTTGAAAACAACTCCTCTGTCCAGATGCCTGTAATTTCACAGGTCTCCTCGACCCAGAATTGTGAAAGCACTTTTCCCTTGGGGTCTCTTGGTGGGCTgacagaaaaagaggaggaaatgccAGGGCAGCCAAAGACCAGTGCTTGTGCCGAGGCAACCAGAGAGGAACCCCCAAAATCAGAGCTGTCTTCTGTAACTATTGAGTAA